Within the Barnesiella intestinihominis YIT 11860 genome, the region AGCTATATTGATATGGAAAGCTATTTCCCGGTGAAATTGGTTCAACATACCGATGTACGAGGTAGTTTCGTCGAGACCGTAAAAATCGGGGTGGGTGGCCAAGTGAGTTTTTCTACCACCGCTCCCGGTGTTACAAGGGGAAATCATTATCACACTCGCAAGATGGAGCGGTTTGTAGTGATTAAGGGAAAAGCGAGAATTCAGCTCCGGAAGGTTGGAACAGACGAAGTACTGGATTATTATCTTAACGGGGAAGAACCGGCTTATGTGGATATGCCGGTGTGGTACACACATAATATATCGAATATCGGCGATGAGATTTTATATGCTCAGTTTTGGATAAACGAATGGTATGATCCTACCGATAGCGATACTTATTTCGAACCGGTAGTGAAAGACGAGTGAAAAATCAAAATATAGATTTATGAAGCGATTGAAAGTCCTTTCGGTAGTAGGGACAAGACCCGAAATAATCAGATTGTCATGTGTATTGCAAAAGTTAGATGCCAGTCCCGCCATAGAGCACGTATTGGTACACACAGGACAAAATTACGATTATGAATTAAACGAAATATTTTTTCAGGATTTAGGTCTACGGAAACCTGATTATTTTTTGAATGCGGCAGGTAATAATGCGACGACGACTGCCGGGCAGATATTGATTAATATAGATCCGGTTCTGGAAGAAGTTCGTCCGGATGCATTTCTTGTATTGGGCGACACGAATTCTTGCTTGTGTGCGATAGCGGCTAAGAAACGTCATATCCCTATTTTCCATATGGAGGCCGGAAATCGCTGTTTCGACCAGCGTGTTCCCGAAGAGAGTAATCGTAAGATTGTCGACCATATATCGGATATTAATTTGCCGTACAGCTCTATTGCCCGTGAATATTTGTTGAGCGAGGGAATCCCTTCCGATCGGGTTGTCAAAACCGGAAGCCCCATGTATGAGGTGCTGAACAGGTATTTGCCTCAGATAAATGCCTCGTCTATTTTAGAGAATCTGGGATTGGAGAAGGGCAAATACTTTGTCGTGTCGGCCCATCGGGAAGAGAATATATCGAGCGAACGCAACTTCGGGAATTTGGTTACGATTTTGAACGACATAGCTCAAACGTATGGTTTTCCCGTGATTGTGTCGACACACCCCCGTACCCGCAAGAAAATAGAAACCGATAGTGTTGAATTTCACCCGCTTATACGGCTGATGAAACCGATGGGTTTTAGCGATTATAATAAATTGCAAATTAATGCCAAAACGGTAATCTCGGATAGCGGAACCATCAGCGAGGAGTCGTCTATTCTTAATTTTAAGGCTCTGAATATACGTGAAGCTCACGAGCGTCCCGAGGCGATGGAGGAAGCTTCGGTGATGATGGTAGGGCTTAATCCCGAACGGGTGATGCAGGGCTTGTCCGAATTGCAGAATCAGATTCTCGAAACTCGTAATTTTCGTCCGGTTGCAGACTACTCTATACCGAATGTTAGCGACAAAGTCGTGCGAATTATTCTTTCTTATACCGATTATGTCAAAAGAGTCGTCTGGGGTGAAAGGTAAACGATGCTTGTTTTTGACCAATTATTTTTATCCCGAAGTTTTTCGAGGTAACGATATCGCTTTTGAAATGGTAAAACGAGGATATGAAGTTACTGTAATTACATGTATTCCCAATTATCCTCAGGGCCATTTTTACGAGGGATACGGATTGCGGAGCAGGCGGAGAGAAGTCGTCAATGGAGTAAATGTCATTCGTGTGCCGGTGATTCCTCGTGGAGATGGTAGGGCGATAAGAATGGTGCTCAATTATTTATCGAGTTTATTATTTTCTTGTATATACACATTAAGTATTGTTTGTCGTAAGAGATTCGACTTTATTTTTGTGCAGGAATTGTCCCCGGCATTTATCGGTATACCGGCAGTGCTTGCGAAAAAAATACGACGAATTCCTATTTATTTCTGGTTACTTGATGTTTGGCCAGAAAGTTTGGCTGCCGGAGGTATAACTAATAAATATATCGTTAAAATAGTTGATCGTATCATGCGTTACATTTACCGGCATTGTCGCAAAATTTTCATAGCGGCATCGGGCGTGAGGACATTGTTACAGCAACGAGGGGTAAAAAATGATTGTATAGAAGATTTACCCAATTGGGGAGAAGATGAACTTCGAAAATGTACTGTTGATGACGATGAACTGCCACATTTGCCAGATGGTTTTAAAATTATGTTTGCCGGAAATTTAGGTGAGGCGCAAAATCTTGAAAATGTGATGAGAGTAGCCGAACGTTTGAAAAACAATAAACATATACAGTGGATTTTTATCGGTGACGGGCGAAAGAAAAAATGGGTTATGTCGTTCGTTCAGAGTCGGGAGATGGGTGATACTGTACATTTTTATGACCGTTATCCCATTGAATATATGCCGGCATTTTTCAGAAAAGCCGATATTATGTTGCTTCCTCTTTGTGACAATAGCGCATTCAATGTGACGTTACCAGCGAAGATACAGGCTTATATGCTCAGTTCCAAACCTATTTTAGTCATGGCGAATGGTGAAGTACAAACGGTTGTAAAGAATGCTCGTTGCGGATATTATACAGGTGCAGATTCTATTGACAAGATGGTTCGTTTAGTCCTTTCCATTTCGAATTATTCAAATCAAGAATTGGAAGAAAAGGGTAGAAACGGATATAATTATTACCAGCGGCATTTTAAGAAAGAAAAATGTATGAACAATTTATTCGAAATTATTGAGAAGGGAGAACGAAGTAATGTCTGAGATATTGATTGATCATGTTTTACTCGATAGGGTGACAAAGGATGCAAAGGAAAGTCCTAGATTGCGTATGAATTATAACTTTCACGAATCGTTGTCGTCTCCTTCGCAACGTCTGCTTAATGCCCTTGAACCGGGAACTGTTTTACCGATACATCGTCATAGGCATACGGCCGAAACTTATGTATTGTTGCGAGGGCGTATGAGAGTTCTCTTTTACGATGACGACAAGAAGGAAATTAACCGCTATGAACTCGACCCGGCGGAGGGTACTTATGGGGTAAACATACCCCGGGGACAATGGCATACAATTGAGGTGTTATGTGCTGGTACTGTTATTTTTGAGGTGAAAGATGGTCCGTATATACCTATTGCTCCTAATGATATGTTAGAATAGACGGTCTAATTTTTAGAAAGGAAAACAAAAAGCCAACTTCAAAAGTTGGCTTTTTGTTTAATAAAGTATTTTGATTTTTAGTTTATAAAATATTGTGTATTAAATAGTTATTTTGTATTTCTGCTAATGATTCAATGTGAGCGTAAAATTTTTAGAGTTTGATATTAGAAAAATTTTAACAGTTGGGTACATATTTATCTTTATGAAAATAACTATCTTCGCTGAATAAGACCAATGATATTTATAAATAGAGATTGTACAATTATAGTGTTGTGATTCGAAAGGATAGTTTTTATAGAGCAGCATGAAGGATTGAAAATACAGATTAAGAGGAGGCTGTAATTTGGTTATACTATGAATGAGGAGGAACTTGTATATCAATTAAAACAGGAATCTCAAGACGCATTTAATAGAATATATAATATGTATTCGGCTCGGTTATATGCATATTGTATGCAGTATGTTAAGTCGAGAGAAGATACCGAAGAAATTGTACAAGATGTATTTATTAAATTATGGATAAATAGACATAGTATTATACATGGCGAGCACCTCAGCGCTTTTATTTTTAAAATAGCAAAGAATCAGATTATCAATAGGTATAAATCACGAATTAATTCATATGTTTTTGAAGAATATGTGAATTATTATAATGAAGAACAATGTTCTGTGAGCGATACTTCAGCTATTGTGGAATATGACGATTTCTGTAAATCTCTGAAAAAGGCTATGAAAAATTTGTCTAGTACTCAGAGGGAAGTGATTGAGTGTGTCAAATTAAACCAGATGTCTGTTAAAGAGACGGCTGTAAAACTTAGACTTAAAGAACAAACCGTAAAGAATGCTCTTTCAGCCGGATTGAAGGTTTTAAAGGAAATATTGAAGAAAAGTCTTGTTTTAATTCTTTCCTTTGTGTTAAAATAATTGAAATATTGATATAAAAAGACGTTTTTGTTGTCTTTATATAAACAGAGCGAGTTATATGGATTATTTAGAAGAAAAGTATAAAAGAAATTGTCTGACTCCGAAAGAATTGGAGGAACTTCAAAGGAAGGTAAGAGAAATGTCGGACGGGCAACTCGAAGATCGGTTATTTAAAGGCTGGCAAGAGGATATACTAGATGATAGTTCCGTTTCTGCTGAACGTTTAGCTATACTAAAACGCAAAGTAGATAAAAGCATTTTTCCAAAATATCGTACTAAAATGTTGATATCGTGGGGACGAATAGCAGCTGCAATCCTACTTCCAATCTTTGTTTTTGCTACATTTTATTTTTATCAAGAAACGCGTTCTTTGTCAAGTGGGGAAGTTTTATTTTCTACATTTGCGGAAGAACATGCTAACTTGACTTTGCCAGACGGGACTAAGGTGACGATGAATTCGAATAGTTCCTTGACATATTCTCCCAAAGATTTTAATCGAGATGAGCGATGTGTGGATTTTAATGGAGAAGCCTATTTTAATGTAGCTAAAAATAAATCGGTTCCATTTGTTATTACTACAAAGGATTTAACCGTAAGAGTATTGGGGACTAAATTCAATTTACATGCATATGCTGGAAATGAAACTATGGAGGTTACATTGGAAGAGGGAGAGATATTAGTATCATCTCGAAAGGAAGAGAAGAAGTTGTTACCTAACCAAAAGGCTGTATTGAATTGTCAAGACGGTAGTATATTAGTATTAGAAGAGAAGAGGCCGGAGGATGCATCTGTATGGAAAAATAACGAACTAGTTTTTATTGACGAACAGTTGGAGAATGTAATAGTAGCTCTTGAAGAAAATTATAATATTAGTATTCATATAAAGGGGTTAAATATAGACAGTGATTTGTTTACTGGAAAAGTGCCTTCTAACGATTTGCTTAATGCATTGGAAATATTGAAATATTCTTATCACATGGATTATTGTGTCGATGCGAAAGATATTTATTTTTCCAAGAAATAATTCTTGGAAAGTTTCGATTCGTTCGGATATTGTTACTTATGCTCCTCTGTTTTGATAGTTCCTTTTTAGGAACTACGAAATGAAGAGAATACCCGATTCAAAAATTTGAATCGGGTATTCTCTTTTTAGTATAAACTCGAAATATTAGTAAATATTTATATGTAAAAATAATACCATTAATGAGATAGGAGTCTCGACCAATACTAGAACTTGATTACAACGCAAGAATAAAGTATAATATTTGTTTTGGATATTTTTTTCTTCTGGTAAAACATGTTTTTAAACATGCTTTTTTAAAAGTACTTTTTTATTAGCGTGTTGTCTTTCTATATAAATATTAAGAAAAACCATAAAAAACAATTCAAGGTTTATGAAAAAAATCATAAAACATCGATTAAGACAGTTTATCTTATTATTCTTTTTTATAGGTAATGTAGGTATGCTGGCTGCTCAGAGTCAAAGAGTGACTATTGAGCTGAAAAATGCAACTCTAAAAGAGTTATTTTCTATTGTTGAAAAACAAACTTCGTACAGGTTTGCTTATAGAAATGTAGTGCTTGACGAGAGTAATGATGTTTCTATCTCTGTCAAGAATAAGAGTGTCCCAGAAGTTTTAGACGAAGTTTTTAAAAACAAGGGTTTGGATTATAATATAGTATCGGATAAATCGATTGTTGTTTTCGATAAGCGTCCGAACTTAGGTAAAAGCAGTCGTGAGCAGGTGACTGTCAAGGGGATTGTTTATGACGAAACAGAAGTTCCTGTAATTGGAGCTAATATCGTTGTGAAAGGTGCTAATGTGGGTACTGTTTCGAATATCGATGGAAAATTTTCTATCAATGCTCCAGCCGATGGTGTCTTGGAGGTTTCATATGTGGGGTATAATAAAGAGGAGGTGGAAATCAACGGTCGTACGTCGTTGCGCATAGATATTCGTCCCGTTGTGCTGGACGAGGTCGTTGTAGTGGCTTATGGTACACAGAAAAAGTCCAGTGTGACAGGTGCGATTGATGTTATTTCTTCGAAAACGATTGAGCAAGTCCCGGTTTCTAATATAGCTTATTCTCTTCAAGGAACGGTTCCCGGATTGATTATCACGGATAATGGGGGTAAACCTGGATCTACTCCTTCGCTGAATATTCGTGCAATAGGAACTATGAGTTCTACCGAACCATTGGTTATTATAGATGGTGTTCCGGCTGGACTAGGGGACTTTTATGCATTGAGCTCCACGGATGTGGAATCCGTTTCTGTTTTGAAAGATGCTTCTTCTGCAGCTATTTATGGATCGAGAGCATCCAATGGCGTTTTATTGGTAACGACAAAGAAGGGTAATAAGGATAAAAATCCGACGGTAGATATTTCATATACAGCCTCAATGCAGACTCCGACAAAAGTCCCTGAGTTAAATAATTCGTGGGATTATGCTATATTGGTTAATGAGTCTTACGTTCAGGCTGGTGAAAATCCTTTATATACCGATGAAGAAATACAAATGATGCGAGATGGCAGTAACCCGGATTATTATGCTAATACGAATTGGTGGAAATCGGCAGTAAAGTCCAATGACAGTATGCATCAAGCTAATGTGCGGGTAAGTGGTGGAACTGCAAAATCTGCTTATATGATTTCTGGCGGTTATACTTCGCAACAAGGGTTGGTTCAGTTTACCGATTTTTCCAAATATAATGCCAGAGCCAATGTAAGTACTCAGATTGTGGATAATTTTGACGTTATGGCCGGTGTATCCTATTACAGAAGCAATAGTAAAGAGCCTGATCATTATAGCGATTTTTTTGAAGCTGTTTTAAATATGCCTCCTTATTTACCGGTTAAGCGGGCGAATGGAGATTGGGGACATTTAAACAATGAAGATACGAACCCGGTTGCTTGGATTACAGAGGGAGGACATACCAAAAGTTATGATAATAATCTTCTTATGAATGGTATGGCGAATTGGGAGATTATTCCCGGACTTCGTGCGAAGGCTCAGTTTTCGTGGAATTTATGGGAGGTAGGTAGTTCTAGTATTTACAAAACTATTACATTTGTTAATGAAGATGGTAGCCATAAATATAGTAACGATCCGAATAGTGTGAGTCGTTCAATGACAGAAAGAAGCCAGACTACTTTACAGACCACACTTGAATATGAGAAAAAAATACAAAATCATTTTTTTAAAGTACTAGCGGGTTTTACAGATGAACATTATAAAAGCCATTGGGTAGGAGCTAATAGGAAGAATATTCCTGATAATAATTTGGAGGAAATAGATGGTGCGACCGGTACTGGCGATTTGAAAGATAATTGGGGAAATTCTGACGAGTGGAGAATGTATTCCTATTTTGGTCGGGCCAACTATGATTTTGATAGTCGTTATTTTTTAGAATTTAATCTTCGGTACGATGGCTCGTCACGTTTGGCGCCAGGACATCAATATACACTTTTCCCTTCGGGGTCAATAGGTTGGAGAATATCGGAAGAAAAATTTATGGAGCCGATAAGAACTGTGGTAGATAATTTGAAACTTAGGGCATCTTACGGACAATTGGGAAATCAAACCATAAGCCTTTATCAGTATGCAAATGTAATGGCTAATAATCCGAAAGAATATATGTTCGGACATCAATGGGTCCCGGGTTCTTATTTAAATATTTTACCGAATTACGATTTGGGGTGGGAGACTTCTACTATGCTCGATATAGGGGTAGATTTTAATTTGTTCAATAATAGGCTGATCGGTGCTTATGACTGGTATCGAAAGAAGACCGATGGCATATTGTTGGATTTGCCTGTGTCTGGTGTTATCGGTATTCCGGTTTCTGTCCAAAATGCCGGTGTTATGGCAAGTTGGGGGCATGAGTTACAGTTAACGTGGAGGGATAAAGTTAATGAGTTTAATTATGGGGTCACTCTATCTTTTTCGGATCAAATGAATGAGGTTTTGGATTTGAAAGGAACCGGACCTCATATATATGATCGTACGGTAATAGCGGAGGGCAAACCTTTGAATACTCTGTATGGATATAAATGCTTAGGTTTTTTCACCTCGGAAGAAGAGATACAAAACAGTCCGAAGCCCGAGGGGTACGCCTCTCAAATAAAAGTTGGCGATTTGAAGTATGCCGATTTGTCTGGGCCTAATGGAGTTCCTGATGGAAAAATTGATAGTTATGATAAAACCGATATAGGTTGGAGTGCTCCGAGATATATGTTTGGACTGGATTTCTCAGGAGAGTACAAGGGATTTGATTTCAGAGTATTTTTTCAAGGGGTAGGTAAACGAGATGAGTTTATTTATGGGGGTATTGTATTAAATCCTACTTCAAAGAGCTTATTGGAGGATCGCTGGAACCCAGAGCGATCGGTACAAGAAAATTTGGCTCATGCAAAATTACCTCGATATGTAAACGGGCAACAAAATAATTACGAGATATCTGATTTCTATGTAAAAAGCGCAGCTTATTTACGATTGAAAAATTTACAGTTGGGATACACCCTTCCTAAAAATTGGACGAGAAAAATATGTTTTGAGAAGGTTCGGTTTAGTATAT harbors:
- the wecB gene encoding non-hydrolyzing UDP-N-acetylglucosamine 2-epimerase, whose amino-acid sequence is MKRLKVLSVVGTRPEIIRLSCVLQKLDASPAIEHVLVHTGQNYDYELNEIFFQDLGLRKPDYFLNAAGNNATTTAGQILINIDPVLEEVRPDAFLVLGDTNSCLCAIAAKKRHIPIFHMEAGNRCFDQRVPEESNRKIVDHISDINLPYSSIAREYLLSEGIPSDRVVKTGSPMYEVLNRYLPQINASSILENLGLEKGKYFVVSAHREENISSERNFGNLVTILNDIAQTYGFPVIVSTHPRTRKKIETDSVEFHPLIRLMKPMGFSDYNKLQINAKTVISDSGTISEESSILNFKALNIREAHERPEAMEEASVMMVGLNPERVMQGLSELQNQILETRNFRPVADYSIPNVSDKVVRIILSYTDYVKRVVWGER
- a CDS encoding glycosyltransferase family 4 protein gives rise to the protein MSKESSGVKGKRCLFLTNYFYPEVFRGNDIAFEMVKRGYEVTVITCIPNYPQGHFYEGYGLRSRRREVVNGVNVIRVPVIPRGDGRAIRMVLNYLSSLLFSCIYTLSIVCRKRFDFIFVQELSPAFIGIPAVLAKKIRRIPIYFWLLDVWPESLAAGGITNKYIVKIVDRIMRYIYRHCRKIFIAASGVRTLLQQRGVKNDCIEDLPNWGEDELRKCTVDDDELPHLPDGFKIMFAGNLGEAQNLENVMRVAERLKNNKHIQWIFIGDGRKKKWVMSFVQSREMGDTVHFYDRYPIEYMPAFFRKADIMLLPLCDNSAFNVTLPAKIQAYMLSSKPILVMANGEVQTVVKNARCGYYTGADSIDKMVRLVLSISNYSNQELEEKGRNGYNYYQRHFKKEKCMNNLFEIIEKGERSNV
- a CDS encoding WbuC family cupin fold metalloprotein, which encodes MSEILIDHVLLDRVTKDAKESPRLRMNYNFHESLSSPSQRLLNALEPGTVLPIHRHRHTAETYVLLRGRMRVLFYDDDKKEINRYELDPAEGTYGVNIPRGQWHTIEVLCAGTVIFEVKDGPYIPIAPNDMLE
- a CDS encoding RNA polymerase sigma factor, with amino-acid sequence MNEEELVYQLKQESQDAFNRIYNMYSARLYAYCMQYVKSREDTEEIVQDVFIKLWINRHSIIHGEHLSAFIFKIAKNQIINRYKSRINSYVFEEYVNYYNEEQCSVSDTSAIVEYDDFCKSLKKAMKNLSSTQREVIECVKLNQMSVKETAVKLRLKEQTVKNALSAGLKVLKEILKKSLVLILSFVLK
- a CDS encoding FecR family protein; amino-acid sequence: MDYLEEKYKRNCLTPKELEELQRKVREMSDGQLEDRLFKGWQEDILDDSSVSAERLAILKRKVDKSIFPKYRTKMLISWGRIAAAILLPIFVFATFYFYQETRSLSSGEVLFSTFAEEHANLTLPDGTKVTMNSNSSLTYSPKDFNRDERCVDFNGEAYFNVAKNKSVPFVITTKDLTVRVLGTKFNLHAYAGNETMEVTLEEGEILVSSRKEEKKLLPNQKAVLNCQDGSILVLEEKRPEDASVWKNNELVFIDEQLENVIVALEENYNISIHIKGLNIDSDLFTGKVPSNDLLNALEILKYSYHMDYCVDAKDIYFSKK
- a CDS encoding SusC/RagA family TonB-linked outer membrane protein → MKKIIKHRLRQFILLFFFIGNVGMLAAQSQRVTIELKNATLKELFSIVEKQTSYRFAYRNVVLDESNDVSISVKNKSVPEVLDEVFKNKGLDYNIVSDKSIVVFDKRPNLGKSSREQVTVKGIVYDETEVPVIGANIVVKGANVGTVSNIDGKFSINAPADGVLEVSYVGYNKEEVEINGRTSLRIDIRPVVLDEVVVVAYGTQKKSSVTGAIDVISSKTIEQVPVSNIAYSLQGTVPGLIITDNGGKPGSTPSLNIRAIGTMSSTEPLVIIDGVPAGLGDFYALSSTDVESVSVLKDASSAAIYGSRASNGVLLVTTKKGNKDKNPTVDISYTASMQTPTKVPELNNSWDYAILVNESYVQAGENPLYTDEEIQMMRDGSNPDYYANTNWWKSAVKSNDSMHQANVRVSGGTAKSAYMISGGYTSQQGLVQFTDFSKYNARANVSTQIVDNFDVMAGVSYYRSNSKEPDHYSDFFEAVLNMPPYLPVKRANGDWGHLNNEDTNPVAWITEGGHTKSYDNNLLMNGMANWEIIPGLRAKAQFSWNLWEVGSSSIYKTITFVNEDGSHKYSNDPNSVSRSMTERSQTTLQTTLEYEKKIQNHFFKVLAGFTDEHYKSHWVGANRKNIPDNNLEEIDGATGTGDLKDNWGNSDEWRMYSYFGRANYDFDSRYFLEFNLRYDGSSRLAPGHQYTLFPSGSIGWRISEEKFMEPIRTVVDNLKLRASYGQLGNQTISLYQYANVMANNPKEYMFGHQWVPGSYLNILPNYDLGWETSTMLDIGVDFNLFNNRLIGAYDWYRKKTDGILLDLPVSGVIGIPVSVQNAGVMASWGHELQLTWRDKVNEFNYGVTLSFSDQMNEVLDLKGTGPHIYDRTVIAEGKPLNTLYGYKCLGFFTSEEEIQNSPKPEGYASQIKVGDLKYADLSGPNGVPDGKIDSYDKTDIGWSAPRYMFGLDFSGEYKGFDFRVFFQGVGKRDEFIYGGIVLNPTSKSLLEDRWNPERSVQENLAHAKLPRYVNGQQNNYEISDFYVKSAAYLRLKNLQLGYTLPKNWTRKICFEKVRFSISANNLFTLTSYPYVDPEGPSGGAYYPQLRSFTFGVELTIGKN